Proteins from one Cyclopterus lumpus isolate fCycLum1 chromosome 11, fCycLum1.pri, whole genome shotgun sequence genomic window:
- the LOC117739220 gene encoding vesicle-associated membrane protein 2-like: MWNIWPSDGNNLQLKTSSTRKRRLSTPETATDGEGGPPAPNLTSNRRLQQTQAQVDEVVDIMRVNVDKVLERDQKLSELDDRADALQAGASQFESSAAKLKNKYWWKNCKMMIIMAIVGLICFGVIFPVSSVLGSESAQQHLMFVFEELSDSLPALLLVSSPLGLLSQTS; encoded by the exons atgtggaacatctggccCTCTGATGGGAACAACCTGCAGCTGAAAACGTCTTCAACCCGTAAAAGAAGGCT GTCAACTCCAGAAACAGCAACCGATGGTGAGGGTGGACCTCCGGCCCCGAATCTCACCAGCAACAGACGACTGCAGCAGACACAAGCGCAGGTGGACGAG GTGGTGGACATCATGCGCGTGAACGTGGACAAGGTCCTGGAGCGCGACCAGAAGCTGTCGGAGCTCGACGACCGGGCCGACGCCCTGCAGGCCGGAGCCTCGCAGTTCGAGAGCAGCGCCGCCAAACTCAAGAACAAGTACTGGTGGAAAAACTGCAAG atGATGATCATTATGGCAATCGTAGGTCTTATATGTTTTGGAGTCATTTTCc CAGTTTCCAGCGTCCTCGGCTCTGAGTCGGCTCAGCAGCatctgatgtttgtgtttgaggagCTCTCTGACTCTCTTCCTGCTTTGCTCCTCGTCTCTTCTCCTCTTGGTCTCCTCTCCCAGACCAGCTGA
- the LOC117738771 gene encoding major histocompatibility complex class I-related gene protein-like isoform X2 — MTWTLCLLMMSLHGAAAGVHIVQRMYGCEWDDETGEVKGYDQYGFDGEDFLSYDHETESYIAPRQQAVITQQRWNNDKALMENRKHYYTEECPEFLKKYVNYGRSSLMRTELPSVSLLQKTPSSPVCCHATGFYPTTATLFWRKDGEELHEDVDPGEILPNHDGSFQMSVDLKLSSVPAEDWRRYECVFQLSGVKDIIVTPLEEAVIRTNREKSSDTTIITIILIVLAVGALLAVAVGGVAYKKRTAKCPPSPDNSSELSEKLNPETQ; from the exons ATGACGTGGACTCTGTGTCTCCTGATGATGAGCCTTCACGGCGCGGCGGCAG gtgtccACATTGTCCAGAGGATGTACGGCTGTGAATGGGACGATGAGACtggtgaggtcaaaggttatgATCAGTATGGTTTTGATGGAGAAGACTTCCTGTCTTATGACCATGAGACAGAGTCCTACATCGCTCCCAGACAACAGGCTGTCATCACCCAACAGAGGTGGAATAACGACAAAGCTCTGATGGAAAACAGAAAGCACTACTACACTGAGGAGTGTCCTGAGTTCCTGAAGAAGTATGTGAACTATGGGAGGAGCTCTCTGATGAGAACAG agCTTCCCTCAGTGTCTCTCCTCCAGAAGACTCCCTCCTCTCCAGTCTGCTGCCACGCTACAGGCTTCTACCCGACCACAGCCACACTGTTCTGgaggaaagatggagaggagctGCACGAGGACGTGGACCCAGGAGAGATCCTCCCCAACCACGACGGATCCTTCCAGATGAGCGTGGACCTGAAGCTCTCATCAGTCCCAGCTGAAGACTGGAGGAGGTacgagtgtgtgtttcagctgtcTGGTGTGAAGGACATCATCGTCACCCCACTGGAAGAAGCTGTGATCAGGACCAACAGAG AGAAGTCTTCtgacaccaccatcatcaccatcatcctcatcgtcCTCGCTGTGGGGGCTCTTCTGGCTGTCGCTGTGGGGGGAGTGGCTTACAAaaagaggacag CCAAATGCCCTCCGAGTCCTGACAACAGCTCCGAGCTCTCTGAGAAACTGAACCCTGAGACTCAGTGA
- the LOC117738771 gene encoding H-2 class I histocompatibility antigen, Q9 alpha chain-like isoform X1, whose protein sequence is MTWTLCLLMMSLHGAAAVTHSLKYFDTASSGVPNFPEFVAVGLVDELPISHYDSKTRRAEPKQDWMRRVTEQDPQYWKRETEKSLGAQQVYKGNIETAKQRFNETGGVHIVQRMYGCEWDDETGEVKGYDQYGFDGEDFLSYDHETESYIAPRQQAVITQQRWNNDKALMENRKHYYTEECPEFLKKYVNYGRSSLMRTELPSVSLLQKTPSSPVCCHATGFYPTTATLFWRKDGEELHEDVDPGEILPNHDGSFQMSVDLKLSSVPAEDWRRYECVFQLSGVKDIIVTPLEEAVIRTNREKSSDTTIITIILIVLAVGALLAVAVGGVAYKKRTAKCPPSPDNSSELSEKLNPETQ, encoded by the exons ATGACGTGGACTCTGTGTCTCCTGATGATGAGCCTTCACGGCGCGGCGGCAG TGACTCACTCTCTGAAGTACTTTGACACTGCGTCCTCTGGAGTCCCAAACTTCCCAGAGTTTGTGGCTGTTGGGCTGGTTGATGAACTTCCAATAAGTCACTATGACAGTAAGACCAGGAGAGCAGAACCCAAACAGGACTGGATGAGGAGAGTCACAGAACAGGATCCTCAGTACTggaagagagagactgagaagTCTTTGGGCGCCCAGCAGGTCTACAAAGGCAACATTGAAACAGCAAAACAGCGCTTCAATGAAACTGGAG gtgtccACATTGTCCAGAGGATGTACGGCTGTGAATGGGACGATGAGACtggtgaggtcaaaggttatgATCAGTATGGTTTTGATGGAGAAGACTTCCTGTCTTATGACCATGAGACAGAGTCCTACATCGCTCCCAGACAACAGGCTGTCATCACCCAACAGAGGTGGAATAACGACAAAGCTCTGATGGAAAACAGAAAGCACTACTACACTGAGGAGTGTCCTGAGTTCCTGAAGAAGTATGTGAACTATGGGAGGAGCTCTCTGATGAGAACAG agCTTCCCTCAGTGTCTCTCCTCCAGAAGACTCCCTCCTCTCCAGTCTGCTGCCACGCTACAGGCTTCTACCCGACCACAGCCACACTGTTCTGgaggaaagatggagaggagctGCACGAGGACGTGGACCCAGGAGAGATCCTCCCCAACCACGACGGATCCTTCCAGATGAGCGTGGACCTGAAGCTCTCATCAGTCCCAGCTGAAGACTGGAGGAGGTacgagtgtgtgtttcagctgtcTGGTGTGAAGGACATCATCGTCACCCCACTGGAAGAAGCTGTGATCAGGACCAACAGAG AGAAGTCTTCtgacaccaccatcatcaccatcatcctcatcgtcCTCGCTGTGGGGGCTCTTCTGGCTGTCGCTGTGGGGGGAGTGGCTTACAAaaagaggacag CCAAATGCCCTCCGAGTCCTGACAACAGCTCCGAGCTCTCTGAGAAACTGAACCCTGAGACTCAGTGA
- the LOC117738805 gene encoding cell division control protein 42 homolog — translation MQCIKCVVVGDASSGKTLLLLSYTNQFSSSSSFVPTVFDNYSVTVTISGEPYTLGLYDTADQKDFDRLRPLSYLHTDVFLVCFSVVSPSSFENVRLKWVPEISHHCPRTPFLLVGTQVDLRDDKLAEGDQRALSCESGERLARELKAVKYVECSALTQSGLKNVFDEAILAALRPPDNKRKKQCFLL, via the exons atgCAGTGCATaaagtgtgtggtggtgggtgACGCGTCCTCGGGGAAgaccctcctgctcctctcttaCACCAACcagttctcctcctcctcctccttcgtcccCACG GTGTTTGATAACTACTCCGTGACGGTGACGATCAGCGGGGAGCCGTACACTCTGGGCCTGTATGACACGGcag ACCAAAAGGACTTTGACCGGCTGCGACCGCTCAGCTACCTTCATACCGACGTCTTCCTCGTCTGCTTCTCTGTCGTTTCGCCTTCCTCGTTTGAGAACGTCAGATTGAAG TGGGTGCCGGAGATCTCGCACCACTGCCCGAGGACCCCCTTCCTGCTGGTCGGGACTCAGGTGGACCTGAGAGACGACAAACTGGCCGAAGGCGACCAGCGAGCTCTGTCCTGCGAGAGCGGAGAGAGGCTGGCCCGAGAGCTGAAGGCCGTCAAATATGTGGAGTGTTCAGCTCTCACGCAg AGCGGCCTGAAGAACGTGTTCGACGAGGCCATCCTGGCAGCTCTCAGGCCTCCAGACAACAAACGCAAGAAGCAATGCTTCCTGCTatag